The genomic segment GGCCAACCCCATCGGTCTGTCCCGCACCCCGCCCCGCTACGACCGGCGCCCGCCCCGGCTGGGAGAGCACACCGACGAGATCGCTGCGTGGCTGGACTCGTGAACCCTGCGACGGGACCGGTCCGCGGCCGGGGGACCAGCCGTGTTCCGCGGGCACTACGGACCTCCTGTGCTCAACCTCGTTGACGTTCCGGCACAGTTGTCGGCACCCGGTGTGATGTTCCGTGTCGCCGGGGCGGCGCTGAACGCGACAGCATCGCCCGCTCGTGCAACGACCCTCTTGGAGGTTCCCGATGACTCTTGTCCTCGTTCATGGTGTTCCCGAGACCGCCGAGATCTGGACGCCGCTACGCCGTGAGCTGGGCCGCGACGATGTCGTCACCCTGTCGCCCCCCGGATTCGGCGCGCCCGTACCGGAAGGCTTCGCCGCGACGGCGGACGGCTACTTGGACTGGCTCGTCGGTGAGCTGGAGCGCATCGAAGGGCCGATCGACCTGGTCGGGCACGACTGGGGCGGCGGCCACGTCCAGCGCGTCGTGGCCACCCGGCCCGGACTCGTCCGGTCATGGTGCAGCGACATCGTCGGGGGAGCCGATCCGGCTTACGTCTGGCACGAACTCGCGCAGATCTGGCAGACACCCGGAGCGGGTGAGGAAGCGGTCGCGGCGATGTTCGGCGCTCCGGTCGAGGAGCGGTGCGCGGGGCTCGTCGCCCTCGGGATGACCGCCGAGGCCGCGGAGTCCTCCGCTCGGGCATCGGGCCCCGCGATGGGGGCATGCATCCTGGCGCTGTACCGCTCGGCCGCGCAGCCGGCCCTGACGGAATGGGGCATCGGGCTCGACCGGTCGGAGCTGCCCCCGGGACTCGTCATCAACGCGACCGAGGACAGGTACGTCGGCGGACCGGAGTTCGCGCACCGTGCCGCCGTCCGGTTCGGCGCCCGGGAGGCCGTGCTGGAGGGTCTCGGGCACTGGTGGATGCTCCAGGACCCGCGGCAGGGTGCCGCCGTCCTGAACGACTTCCATGCGAGCCTGGACAGTTGACGGGCACCCCGGCACCTCGGCACCCAGCCCCGGGCCCGGGTAGCTAGGCCGGGTCTGCGCCGACGGAGCCGGCCGCGGTGTCGATGACCTCGTCCAGGACACCGCGGGAACGCAGCAGCTCGTTGATCATCCGGTCGATCCGGTCCCGCTCGGTGGTGAGTTCGGCGACCAGCTCCGGGGTGGCACACACCGACGGGCCGCCGTCCTCGTCCCGCATACAGGGCAGGATCCGGGCGATCTTCGAGCTGTGCAGTCCGGCCGCGTAGAGCTCCTGGATGCGGATGACCCGGTCGACGGCCCGCTCGGCGAAGTCGCGGTGGCCGCCGGGCGTCCGGTCGGACGCCAGCAGGCCCTGCTGCTCGTAGTAGCGCAGCGAACGCTCGCTGACCCCGGTGCGCGCCGCCAGTTCACCGATCCG from the Streptomyces sp. RKAG293 genome contains:
- a CDS encoding MerR family transcriptional regulator, which codes for MRIGELAARTGVSERSLRYYEQQGLLASDRTPGGHRDFAERAVDRVIRIQELYAAGLHSSKIARILPCMRDEDGGPSVCATPELVAELTTERDRIDRMINELLRSRGVLDEVIDTAAGSVGADPA
- a CDS encoding alpha/beta fold hydrolase, whose product is MTLVLVHGVPETAEIWTPLRRELGRDDVVTLSPPGFGAPVPEGFAATADGYLDWLVGELERIEGPIDLVGHDWGGGHVQRVVATRPGLVRSWCSDIVGGADPAYVWHELAQIWQTPGAGEEAVAAMFGAPVEERCAGLVALGMTAEAAESSARASGPAMGACILALYRSAAQPALTEWGIGLDRSELPPGLVINATEDRYVGGPEFAHRAAVRFGAREAVLEGLGHWWMLQDPRQGAAVLNDFHASLDS